The Chryseobacterium shigense genome segment TTCAGAACACTTCCTTTGCCGGGGCAGCCTGTTACTGCGGATGGGAAAATACGTTTCCTGATTATGGGAGACAACCAGATCAAGGCAGAACCGAGGTATGACAGTCTTACCTTAAATGCATTCAAAAAATTAAAACAGAAATTCGGGCCCAATTCCGATCCTTCTGATAATATTGCGCTTACTTTTATGGTGGGAGATCAGGTAGATGTGGGAACATTGGACCATTATGAAAATGTTCACTTCAAAAAGAACATCAAATTATCTCCCTATCTTCCTATCCAGACAACAGTAGGAAATCATGAGACGTACGGAACCCTCGGGATGAATTCTTATTATGCCCATTTCTATATTGATGAAATTAAGTACAAAAATATCAGTTCAGGAAATGAAAATTATTATGCACAGCAGGCTGGGAATGTTCTGTTTGTAAGTTTAAGTTCTGAACATACAGGAACAGCACAGCAGACATGGCTTTCACAGATATTGAATGAAGCAAACGATGATCCTACAGTAGACTGGATTATCTCTCTAAGCCACAGACCATACCAGGCAGAGCAGTACGTAGGTGATATCTCTACTTGGGTGAGAAACAATGCAGTACCCTTATTGACTACTTCCGGTAAATATTTAATGCACGTGGGAGCTCACCACCATTTGTATCACAGAGGCCAGTTAAAAGATACCCCGAATTACCAGATCATTTCCGGAGGAACTGCATGGGACCAGTATTGGGGAATGTCCAATGAACAAGATTTTGATGATGTGCAGAAAACACTGACAGACTGGACCTACCAGATCGTAGAAGTAGATGTACAGACCGGAAAAGTAGATATAGAATGCTACTCAATCGGAGGAGTTTATAACAGAAAATACAATGAACTGGTGGATACTTTTCACAGGTATAAAAATCAGCCGAAACCTTCAAAACCATCTGTTGCGAATACTTTTTCTACACCGGTAACATTACCTTTAACGCTGGATGGAAGTGCTTTTGCCTCTTCTAATGGAGAACTGCTGAATACCACACAGTTTTTAATCAGTAAGGCTTCAAATTTCTCTGTAATTGAGAAAGAATTCTACCGCGATTATGAAAACTGGTTCGGAAAGGACGGAAACGGAACACCGGACAGAACGAAAAATTTAAATGCCGGACTTGATATTACAAAGGCAACCATTCCCGCAAACTCTATTTCCAACGGAATTTATTATGTGAAGGTACGCTACAGGGACAGAAACCTGGAATGGAGCGACTGGAGTGATGCAAAACAGTTTGAAGTAACAGGAAGTGTAGTTTCTAATCCTACATTTACATTAGATAAAACAGAATATACCCAAAATGAACAGATAACCGCCACTTATACAGGAGGCCCCGGAAATCAGCAGGATTGGGTGGGAATTTATAAAAAAGGACAGACACCGGCAACAACAACCTCCCAAAGCTTCCTTTATACGAATGGACAGACGGCAGGAACCGCTGTTTTCCCGAATGGTCTTGCCAATAAAGGTCAGTACTTCGCAGGATTCTTTGCCAATAATGGCTACACAGAAATTACACCGAGAAAAAATTTCTACATAGGCCCGAAAGTACAGCTTCAGACTACAGCAGATACTTATCCTGTAGGCGGAACAGTTGTCGTTAATTACAGCAACGGCCCCAATCTGGTAAAAGACTGGATAGGAATTTACAAAATGGGGCAGACGCCGGGAACCAATACATCTATTAAATGGAGCTATGTATCCACACCTTCAGGAACATTGAATTTTACAGGTCTTCCAAAAGGATATTATTACGCTCAATATCTGCTTGAAGACGGATATACCGGAATAGGGGACAAAGTATTCTTTAAAGTAGGGGATATTGTCACGGAATTATGGATCAACAAGCCTGTTTATACATTAGGCGAAAATATTACCGCTTCATGGACAGATTCTCCTGGAATTATCAAGGACTGGTTGGGAATTTATCCTCAGAGTGTTCAGATTCCGGATGATAATTT includes the following:
- a CDS encoding fibronectin type III domain-containing protein, translated to MKHYFFFFCFAVQMAFGQALFPYLQNPTPNSMIVNWKTASDNETTVIYGTSPANLNVTVTGTTNIFSDTGYNNNYYYHTAKITSLQPNTKYYYKIKTGTSESSVYNFRTLPLPGQPVTADGKIRFLIMGDNQIKAEPRYDSLTLNAFKKLKQKFGPNSDPSDNIALTFMVGDQVDVGTLDHYENVHFKKNIKLSPYLPIQTTVGNHETYGTLGMNSYYAHFYIDEIKYKNISSGNENYYAQQAGNVLFVSLSSEHTGTAQQTWLSQILNEANDDPTVDWIISLSHRPYQAEQYVGDISTWVRNNAVPLLTTSGKYLMHVGAHHHLYHRGQLKDTPNYQIISGGTAWDQYWGMSNEQDFDDVQKTLTDWTYQIVEVDVQTGKVDIECYSIGGVYNRKYNELVDTFHRYKNQPKPSKPSVANTFSTPVTLPLTLDGSAFASSNGELLNTTQFLISKASNFSVIEKEFYRDYENWFGKDGNGTPDRTKNLNAGLDITKATIPANSISNGIYYVKVRYRDRNLEWSDWSDAKQFEVTGSVVSNPTFTLDKTEYTQNEQITATYTGGPGNQQDWVGIYKKGQTPATTTSQSFLYTNGQTAGTAVFPNGLANKGQYFAGFFANNGYTEITPRKNFYIGPKVQLQTTADTYPVGGTVVVNYSNGPNLVKDWIGIYKMGQTPGTNTSIKWSYVSTPSGTLNFTGLPKGYYYAQYLLEDGYTGIGDKVFFKVGDIVTELWINKPVYTLGENITASWTDSPGIIKDWLGIYPQSVQIPDDNFVSYTYFDGVTQGTKTIQGTALPATPGNYYMVMFTNDSYTEVSNRKEFQITSATLGAEEVKSTEKNVVLYPNPTKPGEPTFIKSDYPIEKIELVSASGQLLYESKNINNQRFSLVNENLPKGVYFVKVHTRKLFTLKLVIQ